The Opisthocomus hoazin isolate bOpiHoa1 chromosome 27, bOpiHoa1.hap1, whole genome shotgun sequence DNA segment CGCTCAGCACTAATGAGGATTatccctgccgggctccggcGTTGTGTAAGCTCCTGGCTCCCCTGCAAAGCTCCACGTTCGCCCTGGGCGCGGCGCAGCAGAcccagccccggctccggcccccACGCCCCGACACAGCCGCCCGTTTCTAACACGTTTATTGCAGGGGACCCCAGGGGCTGCTCGGGGCCCCTCGAGAAGGGGCTGCGCGGCCGCCGGCCCGTGGAGCCTTCTCCCAGCAGGTGCACGCCGGGTCTTCAGGGCTGCCTCACCAGCGAGCTGGCTTGAAGGCAGACCGTCATGGGGCTGGGCGAGAAGACCCCCGGGCAGGAGGccggcgctggggcggggggacagCGCGGGGCGAGGTGAGCTCAGCTACAGGTAGGCAGGCAGGTCCTTCTCGATCACCTGCGAGAACGGGGGAGTGTCGTGCCACGAGACCACCGCTACCCCAAAAACATGCCCCGTGCCCCAAGCCCCCTCCGCCCCACCCCAGAGGGACTGCTCGGAGCCACCCACCCACCCTGGGCTGGGCGCCCGCCCGCCCTGGTGCCAGAGCCatccccccagcccggggggccGTTCTGCCCCCCACCAAAGGAGCAGTGGAGCCGAGACACGGCAGCGGCGCGTGCTCGGCCCCAGCACCGCCGCGTTTCCCCGCAGAGAGCTGCGGGCacggccccttcccccccctcccgcggGTGGGTGACGGCAGCGGACTCACGTAGGGGTCCTCCATCGGGCTGTACCTCTTCACCACCTGCCCCTCCCGGCTGATAAGGAACTGCGGGGGGAAGCGGCACCCAGGTGAGCGAGCGCAGGGGCTCTGCAGGGGGCTGCGCGTGGCAGGGGCAGACCCTGCTCCCCCCAGGTCACAGCCTccccgggacggggctggggggagccggCAGGGGCTCCTGGGGGGGTCCCACCCCGACATCCAGGGACACGGCGCAGAGCCTGCACCTGCGGATTCCCCCACCCTGtgacaccccccagccccccaggcccTGCGACACCCCGGGgactccccacagccccccaggctCTGcaacaccccccagccccccaggcccTGCGACACCGCGGGgactccccacagccccccacgccCTGCAACACCCCGGGGACTCCCCACAGACCCCAGGCTCTGCAACACCCCAGggactccccccagccccccaggcccTGCGACACCCCGGggactccccccagccccccaggcccTGCGACACCCCAGGgactccccacagccccccagcgaGTGAGGGCGCTGCCCAGGCAGGTCCGGGAGCCGACAGCCGTGTCCTACCTTAGTGAAATTCCATTTTATTGCactaggagaaaaaagaaaacagcggTGGgattttggcagaaaaaaaacccccttcctcctgctgcagccagggcagccgCTTGGGCAGagcaccccggggctgcccccccccgcctgccccccccgcccccacgcACTTGCCCAGGGTGCCCCGGCCTTTGGGCTGCTCCTTCATCCACTTCCAGAGCGGGTGGGCATTGTCCCCGTTCACGTCGATCTTCCCGTACATGTCGAACTTCACGCCGTAGCTCTCAGCGAACGCCTTAATCTGAGCGTTGTCCCCGGGctcctggggaaggcagcagcgggggggctcgggggggctctggggggcccggccgccccgcgcagccctcgccccccccccgcacctGCTTCCCGAACTGGTTGCAGGGGAAGCCGAGGACGCGCAGCCCCCTCTCAGCGTAGCGGGCGTGCAGGTCGGCCAGCTGAGTGTAGTTCACCGGGGTCTTCCCTCATTTGGAAGCGACGTTGGTGACGATGCAGACGCAGCCCCTGCACGGGGGGAGGGGGTCAGCGCctctgccgggcccctcccacccCCGCACCGCTGCCCGGTTACACAacgcgcggccccgcgcccgcctacCGGTACTTCTCTAGGGAGACGTCGTTGCCATCGATGTCCCGGGCGTGGAAGTCGTAGATGGCCTTGGCCGAGCGCCAGTCCTGGGCCTGGGCGCActgcgggtgggggggggggggcgggggcgatGGGCACCGTCAGCACCGGCCgcgcccccccacccctcccgatCCCCGGGACTGGCTCCGCGCCCTCGGCCCCCCCAAGCCCCGCGGGCCGCCCAGGGCGGGGGTTctctcccggcccggcccggcccgacccccccaccccgcactcACCATGC contains these protein-coding regions:
- the GPX4 gene encoding phospholipid hydroperoxide glutathione peroxidase GPX4: MGWGRAARRVLRGVAAVRGPVRSMCAQAQDWRSAKAIYDFHARDIDGNDVSLEKYRGCVCIVTNVASKUGKTPVNYTQLADLHARYAERGLRVLGFPCNQFGKQEPGDNAQIKAFAESYGVKFDMYGKIDVNGDNAHPLWKWMKEQPKGRGTLGNAIKWNFTKFLISREGQVVKRYSPMEDPYVIEKDLPAYL